ctctgtccagCCCtgtgaggcacagctggagtgctgtgcccagctctggcctccTCACGAGACTATActcgtggagctgctggagcaggtctAGGGGAAGCTGCGGAGATGCTGAAGAACCCGGAGCATCTCggtgcccaggaaaggctgggggagctggggctgctcaggctggagaggagccccagctgagaggggccctcagccctggctggccctggctgcagggaggggcagagcagggcccgggctctgctctgggggcccagcaatggcaccagagCCACGGGCAAGGACTGAGCCCAGGAAGCTCCACCtggacatgaggaagaactttcctgggcagtgacagagccCTGAACAGAtcccagagagggtgtggagtctccctcactggggataccccagagctgtctggacacaatctGTGCCAcgggctctgggatggccctgctggagcagatgaACCCAcactgaggtcccttccagccctgacccatcctgggattctgtggggCAGGACCTGAAGTGGTCAAGAAACAGCTCGTCTGCACCCACAGGGCATCCCTTCCGTCACTGTCACAAAGCCTGAAGAAAAAACCCTTGGATTTGTCCCCACCTGCTGTACCAGGTGTTTCTGATCCCCAGGCCACCTGAAGAAATGCCAGGAAAGGAATGTTTTACTCCTTTCCAGTTTCCCGACACAGCAGGAATGTGTCTGCCTTGCTGCTGAACACCTTGCCAGTAACACCTGTCAACTCCGAGTACCACAAAAAGCTGAGGTTTCCCTAGAATTCTGAAAATTTATTACCTCACTGCCATGGAAACAGGTCCATCTGTTCCCTCTCTTACTGCCTCCCATCCCCACACCAGCTCTGGTGCTCAGAGAAGCAAGCAAGCCTGTGaagtatttggggttttgggagtcgttttgtttttcctggcagTGGGATGAGCTGAACTTGTTCACAAACAAGACAAATTGATCACCAGGGCTGaaggcaggtgagcagcagtgaACTGTTGCACCAGCCCAGACATCTCAAATACAGACTCCTGCTTCACCAACACCAGTAAAACAAAGCTGATTTCACCTCCCTCAAAGCTCCCGGACCACAGGGTCAGAAACAAGCTGTTGGTACAACCCAAATCCACTCAGCAGCGGCCAAATCCCACCCTCTAACAATGAAGATCTAAAAGAATAAGCCAAGTTATGCCTGGTGAGGATTATTGTGCCATGGATATGATGAGGAATGGGGTCATTTGGGGGCTTGTAGCATCCCACCTCGGATAAGGCTGCTGCTATAGGTGACAGGTTTTGTATATTTTGCACTTAAGTTTGGTTTTATCTAACAATCGATTTTTAGTCctgtgggttttgggtttttttgcattctgctttgaaaattggttgtttttttttcacaggctTACCCTGACTGGACAGGCTGAGAGTCACCAGCGTGGAAACAGTCAGTAGctctgccttaaaaaaaacaacaaacctttAGTTATGTTTTTTTGATATCATGGGTAAACCAGAAAATAATCCCAACTGTGTTAAGGATTAAGGAAAAACAGACCCACATTGAAGGAAAGCTTCCAGAACAAtggctgaggcagcaggagaaagagCAAAGGATTTGCCACAGGTCACCTGTTGTAACTTTCTCAAAAAACATCTCTGAACAgaacatatatttatttatttatgaggAGCCCACCAATGATAACGATATGCAggctttggggggaaaaaaaaatcccaacaattCATATTTTTGGCTCAGTGTGGTGGTCATGCTTTCCAtgaaatttggttttttaaaacttaaaccATCAGAAGATGCTGCTGAAGAAACAAGTCTGTTAGGAATGTCCTAGAACAGAATTAAAGTCATTAATAGTGTtcaaaaaaaaggacaaaactcAAACATCTGCTGACTTTGATGACTAGCACACACccttcagcactgcagctggcactTGGCTCCATTTTAAACATAGACAGTGCAAAAGTAGCTCCCAAGGAGCAAAGAAAAGTCAAATTATGGCTTCATAAAACAACAGATGAAACACTTAGCAAGAAAACTTCCTCTGCATAGTAGGATCTGGTTGCCTCTTCCCCAGCCTCAACTTCCTACAGGCCTTGGCACCTCCACATCTATGCACTTCTTTGAGTTATTTTAGCTTTAAACCCAACAGGAACGGTATTTAGTAGTGCCTCTAAAAATGGAGGGGAACACttacagccaggctgggcagttATGTGAATTTCTAATTACAGTTATGTCATTACTGACAGCTCCAGTCTTCAGttgcttctttcccttttaaCTTTACTTTCTCCATCGTAACTGGCTTCTGGACTATTGTTTTAATCACACTCCAACTAGCTGAGCATGAAAATAAACCAGCATTAAGTATAGTAACACCATTGTACATTCACATGTACCATTAACAGGATTTtaacaacaagaaaacaaaagtgtCTTGTTCTtaacagcagggaaaatgagaTCTGCAGGAGGGATCTCTGTGAACAGAGGTGAATGCCCACAGCCTTGGCATCCAGGAATGATCCTCGGCTGTGGCAGTGGAGAATGACCTGTTTCTGTCCTCTTCGTTGAAGGGAGGGCTTAGCATATGAGGGGGAAAGAGTGGCTGTCTGCTTACACTCCTGTTAATGGCTGTGCCAACAAtgcaattccagcagcagcttgaaTTCCAGCAAGGTGCTTCAATTTACAGAACAGTGGTTGTGCTGAGGGAAGCTTCAACTTGCAGCTGACAGCCAGCTGGGAATACAGACTCgtttttcatttgcttcctcCATGGAATGTGCTTTGGATTCTCATGTTCTCTTCAGACCATCAGTTATCGTTGCTTTCCAACACTACCAGTATTCACACTCCAAACCACATAAATGCAAgttagaaaataagaaatactcCGATTCCTGCAAGAAGTGCTGCAAGTGCTAGAAAATAAGATTCAAGAAAggaacaattaaaaaatgttacatTCTGGGGGCGTGTGTTACTAGAACTTCTCAGAACTCACAGCACCCCTGCCCAAAGTGGTTCCCCTCCAAGGCAACCACTCAGAACTGCTTAGGGAAGCTTcgcccagcacaggagagcatcaccacagctcccactgccacaTGTCCATGGCTCTGATCTACTCCGCAACAGGGCTTTTAAACATCTGCAGGATTGTCTTTTGCTTGTTCTTAGGCAGTGAACAAATATCATTTGTGTCACTGGTATTAACCACGCAATTCAAAACCTTTCCTTCCTTGATGCTGGGGGATTTCACCCGGACCCTGGCAGGGGACTGCCAGTTTTCATTGCAGGAACCTTTGCGAGTCTTGTGGTGATTGGTTTCAGCCTGGGTTTTTGATCCCTTTGAGTCTTTTGCCCCCTTGGAAGTTCCCTTCCTGGCAGAGGAGTCTTTGCCAGACCGGGGTGGTTTGGTGCGAAGCAGATACTCGTCGGGAGAGCCCTTCTGTCTGTTCAGTGTCCTGTCCTCCTtgtccagctccttctgcagctgcagagccaagagcctgtcctgctcctcctgcctgcgCCTTTCATAGAACTCCTGCTCAAAGGCTCTTTGTGTCTGCAAGTTAAAATCATTCATCTGCTCTCCTTGGTCTTCTACACTTTCTGAAAAGGTTCTTCTCCTCTTATCAAGCATGTCCAAGTCAATCACGCCATCAGCTGGGGCTTCCACCAACTTCCTTTTGGGAGTCTCCTTAGAGTTCTGTGGCCTGTCTGGTGTCTCTTCATTTGAGTGTCCAGCCTCCTTCCCCAGACCAGGCAACACAGTCTGGCTGTGAGACATCACGCAATTCATTTCTAACTGACCAGAGGTACAAGTTTCATCAGACTTTTCAAGGTTTACCCTTTGGACATGTGTCAAATTGCCACTGTCTGACTCAATTCCATCATCATCTCCTTTGGATCTAAGAAGAACTGTCCTAGACCCTTCCCCTTCTGTGGTTCCATGAAGTGCATCTGGAACTCCATCTTCTAAACCGTTTGGTCCTggtgttttttcctgcttgacAGTGGCAGTTTCACCTGAAGCTGAGGCGCTGAAATAGTTCATGCATGATTCCAAAAATGAATCCTTAGCTCCAGAATCTTTATTTACACTGGTCAGCTGTGGAGACAGGGTTGGCATTTCCTCTTGCTCATCCTGCACTGCAGATCTGCTGCCTTCATTGCTGTTGGTCTCCTGAAGAAAAGGGAGACACCACAAATGAAGTAAATTTATCAAAAGCCCATGGGTGTGAATAAATACCAAACTCACTTCTCATGGCTGCATTGCCCCTGAGCGCTCTGGGATAGCAACTCGGATACTTCTCTTTATAAAAAACACCTAACTgtttaataataatgaaaatatttaaaataactgcaGAAGCCCAGCTAAAGGACTGAAACCACAAGTGCAGCATCTTCCTCTTATCAGTGATTCAGACTAAATGTGCAAGCCTGCTCATCTTCTTTGGAGGCCTTACAGGAATGATCTGAAAGACAGCTGTGGAATGATGTAAATCAGGGTGCACCCTCTTCCAGCAGGCTCCAGAACTGCCAATCATGAACACCAAAGGTAGCTTCAAAAGGGCAGTATAACCTGCCCAGTGCCAATGTGCAAGGGGAATAGAGGATTGGAACCCTACAGGCAAGGGGAAAATATCCCATAATTACTAACTGAGATTTATAACAAAATTATTCCTGTTACCCCAGAGACAGAGTTGCTCCCGCCTCTTCCTGTGGTACTGGAGAACGATGCTGATCCTAACATACCATAATTCTTTGGAGACAGAtaccttaaaaagaaaaaaaggatacCCCTTTAAACATTTTGTCCTTGAATTGTCAGTCCTTTGCATTATTCAAGATCTTCAAGTTCATTCTGaggaacaaaaaacaacaaGCAGGCAAgtgtttcccttctcctcctaTGAGGAAATCTTTTAAACTTCAACACCTCACATCTGTCCCCAGTTATCTTGGGAAGCTGGCCTACAGCATTCCAAAGAAGCAAATGGGGCAGAGAGACACTGAAAGAGGCCAATAATTAAAGAAACACTTGGCTGAATCCCTTACTTCTGAATGTCTCCAGAGTTGCTTGGTTTGTTCCTTGCCTTGCTCAGGTTCAGCGGGGATGTCTGAAGGGAGAGGCTGTGTGCTGGTGACGGGCTGCCGGGCACGTGTCCCTCAGGATCCTCATTCTTCCAGACAAGTAAAAACAGCAATaggtaaaacaaaacacaacacaaacTGCAGAAACCTCACGGAACTACTTGGGTTTTGCTGCAGAATCAGTTACTGTTGTCCAAAGAATTCTAGAAGTGGGCGTAACAGATGgtaacagagaaagaaatgttacCTGTTCCTTACACCTTCCTGGATCTAGCACTGAGTGACAGGAGGCTTTGCTCAAATAAGTACACAGGTTTCATCACTGGGTGGCAAAAATTCAACTAAGCAAAACAcattaattaaacaaaaataaccccaaaatgTAAGGTACATTGTCATTGTGTGTTCCTTTCT
The genomic region above belongs to Motacilla alba alba isolate MOTALB_02 chromosome 9, Motacilla_alba_V1.0_pri, whole genome shotgun sequence and contains:
- the RNF168 gene encoding E3 ubiquitin-protein ligase RNF168 — translated: MSKKSKAPLSLSDCLCQICMEIFVEPVTLPCSHTLCNSCFQMTVEKASLSCPFCRRRVSSWARYNTRRNTLINWELWEKIQKNYPEECERRMNGQDLDEEICVPKPQHQLSKPGELRQEYEAEISKVEAERRAHEQEENKASEEYIQRLLAEEEEEHRLAQERRKEMEKQLKQDEELAWQLSNSLNEDPEGHVPGSPSPAHSLSLQTSPLNLSKARNKPSNSGDIQKYLSPKNYGMLGSASFSSTTGRGGSNSVSGETNSNEGSRSAVQDEQEEMPTLSPQLTSVNKDSGAKDSFLESCMNYFSASASGETATVKQEKTPGPNGLEDGVPDALHGTTEGEGSRTVLLRSKGDDDGIESDSGNLTHVQRVNLEKSDETCTSGQLEMNCVMSHSQTVLPGLGKEAGHSNEETPDRPQNSKETPKRKLVEAPADGVIDLDMLDKRRRTFSESVEDQGEQMNDFNLQTQRAFEQEFYERRRQEEQDRLLALQLQKELDKEDRTLNRQKGSPDEYLLRTKPPRSGKDSSARKGTSKGAKDSKGSKTQAETNHHKTRKGSCNENWQSPARVRVKSPSIKEGKVLNCVVNTSDTNDICSLPKNKQKTILQMFKSPVAE